One Solibacillus sp. R5-41 DNA segment encodes these proteins:
- a CDS encoding rhodanese-like domain-containing protein: MTILYSILAVLAIIIIYVVVNSYRLKKAVTNLTQEEFIKGYRKAQLIDLREPKEFEAGHILGARNIPTTQFGTRHKEIRPDLPVYLYCQNSGRSARAALSLKKKGYTQIFQLQGGFKTWTGKVKAKS; this comes from the coding sequence GTGACAATACTTTATTCCATTTTAGCTGTTTTAGCGATCATAATCATTTATGTAGTAGTCAATTCATATCGCTTAAAAAAAGCTGTAACAAATTTAACACAAGAAGAATTTATTAAAGGCTACCGAAAAGCACAATTAATCGATTTACGTGAGCCAAAAGAATTCGAAGCAGGACATATTTTAGGTGCCCGTAACATCCCGACAACTCAATTTGGCACACGTCATAAAGAAATTCGTCCAGATTTACCGGTCTACCTATATTGCCAAAATTCAGGACGCAGCGCGCGTGCAGCTTTGTCATTAAAGAAAAAAGGATACACTCAAATTTTTCAATTACAAGGCGGCTTCAAAACTTGGACTGGTAAAGTAAAAGCAAAATCATAA